The nucleotide sequence CCAGCGCCAGTGCACGTGCGAACTCGGGGGCCGCTCTCCCTGCGCGAGCACCCGCGCCTGCTCCTCGTAGCTGAGATAAAAGCGTCCGGCCAGCAGCGTCATCAGCAGCACCACGCTGGCGAGGGCGACCAGCAGGGGCCAGCCCGCGCTGCTTGTCAGCACGCCATTGAAGACGAAGTGCAGGGCGATGCTCAGCGCCAGCCCACGCCGGCGCCACCAGCGCCCGATCTGCCGCCAGCGCCCGCCGAGCGCGTAGCCCTGCGGCGCACTGAACAGCGCGTGCCCCAGCGTGGCGAGCAGGGCGTGTCCGGTGGCCGTGCCCGCGCCGAAACTCAGGGTGTAGGTCAGGTTCTCCACCAGCGCGAAGCCCAGCGCCGCCGTGACCGCGTACACCAGACCGTCCATCGGCTCGTCGAACGACGGCTCGTAGGCCGCGGTGTGGGCCGCCAGAAACTTGCTGACTTCCTCGATGACGGCGGTCAGCAGCGCCACCAGCAGCAGGGTCAGCGGCGCCGAACTGCTCAGCATTCTGCCCAGACTCGCCTCGAAAGCCGCCGCCACGAACCAGGCGAACATGCCCCAGGCGAAGGTCCGGGTCAGCAGCCACAGCGGTTCCGGGTGCCGGTCGCGCCGCACGAAAAACCACAGCCACCCCAGCGTGATGGCGATGGACCCCAGCAGCGAGAGCAGCATCGGGCGGTCAGGAGCGCAGCGTCGCAGCGGCGCGGGCCTGCACGCTGCGTTCCTGCATCGGCGCGTGCGCGAGGTGGGTCAGCGCCAGCGCCAGCGCGTCGGCGGCGTGGTTGTTGAACAGTTCGCGGATGCCCAGGCTCGCCTTGACCATGTAGATGACCTGCTCCTTGTCGGCGCGGCCCGTGCCCACCAGCGACTTCTTGACCTGCATGGGGCCGTAGGCGTAAGTCGGCACCCCCGCCTGGGCGCAGGCGAGCTGCACCACCCCGAACGCCTGCCCCACCTTGAAGGCCACGTCCGCCTGCTTGCGCAGAATCTGGTCCTCGATCGCCACCGCGTCGGGCCGGTACTCGGTCAGCAGCCGGGTCACTTCCTCGTGCAGGTACTGCAGGCGCCTGGGCATCAGCCAGGCACTTTCGGTGGTCAGGCAGACGTGGTACAGGTGCTTGGCCCGCCGCACGTCCCCTTCGACCAGCCCCAGGCCCAGGTTCGCCAGTCCGGGGTCTATCCCCAGCACCCTCATCTCCCCAGCACCCTCATCTCGGCACCCTCATGCGCGGCAGCATAGCAGCGGGGCAAATGAGCAGGGCGCAGAGGCCGACTGGCCCCGCGCCCGTTGCAAGGGGAAGAAGAAGGTCAGCGCCGCGCTTTGGGGTCGAAAGCGTCGCGCAGGCCGTCGCCCAGAAAGTTGAAGGCCAGCACGGTCAGCAAGATGGCGAGGCCGGGGTAAAACGGCAGCCAGGGGTAGGTCAGCACGACTTCCTGCGCGTTGCTGAGCATGTTGCCCCAGGTGGAAACGGGCGGCTGAATACCGAAGCCCAGAAAGCTCAGCCCGGCTTCACCCAGAATCGCGCCCGCCACGTCCAGGGTGGCACTCACGATGATGATGCCCAGCAGGTTGGGAAACAGGTGCCGCCACATGATGCGGCCATTTTTCGCGCCCAGCGCACGGGCGGCGTCCACGTATTCCAGGTTCTTGAGCTTGAGCACCTCGCCGCGCACCAGCCTCGCGGTGCCCATCCAGCCGAAGACCGAAAAGACGGTGATGATGATGAACACGCTGGCCGACGTGCCCAGGCCACCGCGCAGGTTGGCGATGAACGGCGCGTCGCTGCTGGCGAACAGGCCCGAGATGACCAGTTGCAGCGGCAGCACCGGAATGCTGAACATGAACTCGATAAAGCGGCTGATGAGCGTGTCGGTGGTCCCCCCCAGAAATCCGGCGAGCAGGCCCATCAGGGTGCCGAGCATCACGCTGATGAGGGCGACGGCGAAGCCCACCAGCAGACTGACGCGGCTGCCGTAGATGATGCGCGAAAGCAGGTCGCGCCCGAGTTCGTCCTGGCCCAGC is from Deinococcus wulumuqiensis R12 and encodes:
- the ruvC gene encoding crossover junction endodeoxyribonuclease RuvC produces the protein MRVLGIDPGLANLGLGLVEGDVRRAKHLYHVCLTTESAWLMPRRLQYLHEEVTRLLTEYRPDAVAIEDQILRKQADVAFKVGQAFGVVQLACAQAGVPTYAYGPMQVKKSLVGTGRADKEQVIYMVKASLGIRELFNNHAADALALALTHLAHAPMQERSVQARAAATLRS
- a CDS encoding ABC transporter permease; protein product: MTVAAVPVQKSPSAFQLAMRRLRRHKAAMISLAFILAIIAVALFAPFLAPHDPNAQDLGGIYAPPSASYPLGQDELGRDLLSRIIYGSRVSLLVGFAVALISVMLGTLMGLLAGFLGGTTDTLISRFIEFMFSIPVLPLQLVISGLFASSDAPFIANLRGGLGTSASVFIIITVFSVFGWMGTARLVRGEVLKLKNLEYVDAARALGAKNGRIMWRHLFPNLLGIIIVSATLDVAGAILGEAGLSFLGFGIQPPVSTWGNMLSNAQEVVLTYPWLPFYPGLAILLTVLAFNFLGDGLRDAFDPKARR
- a CDS encoding PrsW family intramembrane metalloprotease, which codes for MLLSLLGSIAITLGWLWFFVRRDRHPEPLWLLTRTFAWGMFAWFVAAAFEASLGRMLSSSAPLTLLLVALLTAVIEEVSKFLAAHTAAYEPSFDEPMDGLVYAVTAALGFALVENLTYTLSFGAGTATGHALLATLGHALFSAPQGYALGGRWRQIGRWWRRRGLALSIALHFVFNGVLTSSAGWPLLVALASVVLLMTLLAGRFYLSYEEQARVLAQGERPPSSHVHWRWPGR